In the genome of Halalkalicoccus subterraneus, the window TCAGTGCGGGCCACGGGTTCACGAGGAGGTACGCGACCATCACCAGCCCCGAGCGCGCGCCGACGAACACGAGGAGAACCGCGAGGTTGGCGTTGGCGATGCTCGGGCCGGTTAGCCCGATGTAGACGACGAGCGCGAGGCCGACGACGGCGAGCGCGCCGACGAGGGTGCGAAGCGGGCGAAGCGTCCCCTCGTCGACGGTGGCCGCCCGTCGCCAGGTGTGCAGCGAGTCGATCAGTCGCCGGTCGGTGACGAACATCGCGAGCAGCCCCGACGCGCCGACGGCGGCCCCGCCGGTGAACAGATAGAGCCACGTCGGCACCTGGAGGTCCCTGCCTTCGTCCTGGAGCCCGGTCGCGACGTTGCTCGCGGTGACGCTATCGGTCGCGAGCACGAGCAGCCACAGCGCGAGCACCACGATCGCTAGCCTGCGCGTCCGTCCACCCATTGTCGGTTCTCGGCTCCGGAGGGTTCTCTACCTGTCGCTCACCGCCTCATCAATAGATAGAAAACCCCTCCTCTCCTATCGCCCGCCAGTATGAACGTCCCGACCGATATCAACTCCTACGTCCGCGTCCTGAAGTTCGCCACGACGCCGGAGTGGGAGGAGTTCTCCCGCGTCGCGCTGATCGCCGCTGCCGGCATCGTGCTCGTCGGCATGCTTGGTTTTCTGATGTTCGTCCTCATGAGCTACCTTCCGGGGGGACTCTGAGATGCCGATCTACGCCGTCAAAACCACGGCCAGCCAGGAACGCACCGTCGCCGACATGATCATGAACCGCGAGGAGCCCGAGATCCACGCGGCGCTGGCGCCCGACTCGCTGACCAGCTACGTCATGGTCGAGTCCGACGACCACGCGATCATCGAGCGCGTCCTCGATGAGATCCCCCACGCGCGCTCGATCGTCCCCGGCCAGAGTTCGATCACCGAGGTCGAACACTTCCTCTCGCCGAAACCGGACGTCGAAGGGATCGCGGAGGGGGACATCGTCGAGCTGATCGCCGGGCCGTTCAAGGGTGAGAAGGCACAGGTCCAGCGCATCGACGAGGGCAAGGACCAGGTCACCGTCGAGCTCTACGAGGCGACCGTTCCGATTCCCGTCACCGTGCGCGGCGACCAAATCCGCGTGCTGGATAGCGAGGAGCGGTGAGCGAAGCGAATCGCTCCTCGAGAAGTCGAGCGGCGTAGCCGCGAGACAGCGAAGAACGCTAGCGCGTCCTTCTGGCTCCCGTTCGCTCGCTGCGCTCGTTCACGGGAACAGCGAGAAACGCTGACAGCACTCCTCGGACCATACGAACGGCGAAGCCATGAGATCGCACACGGGGCCGTCCGCACGAACCACAACTCGCAAACCCGCCCTCCGCGAACCGTCCGTCATGCCGACTCGTGTCGACCCGCACGTGAAGATCCTCGACGAAGGGGTCGCCCGCCGGGCGAAGGCCCGCGGTATCGACGTCCTCGTCTACGCCCCGCATTTCACCCGTCTACCGACGATCCGCGAGCGCGCCGCACGGTTCAGCGACGACGACCTGCTCGTGGTTCCGGCCCGCGAACTCTTTACTGGGAGTTTTCGGAACCGAAAACACGTCCTCGCGCTGGATCTCGATAGTCCGATCCCTGATTTCCTCACCTTCGAGGCCACCCTCTCGGAACTCGACCACCAGAACGCCGTCACGCTTGCACCCCACCCCGAGTTCGCGACGGTCAGTGTGGACGTCATCGACCTGCGCCGCCATCCCGATCGCTTCTGTGGCGTCGAGGTCTACAACCCGAAACACCTCGCGAAGCACAACCGCCGCGCACGCGAGATCGCCCGCGAGACGGGACTTGCACCCTTCGGCTCCTCGTATGCGCATCTCACCCCGACGCTCGGCGAGGTCTGGACGGAGTTCGAGACCGATATCGACTCGGCGGGTGATCTCCACGAAGCGCTTCGGACGGGCGCGCCCCGACGGGTGATCCACCGGTCAGGTCGGAGCCACGAACTGCGCTGTCGGACGGAGTTCGCCCATCTCGCGTGGGAGAACTCCTGGAAGAAGGTCGACCGGCTGGTCCTCTCGGGAATGGAGCCGACACATCCGTACCACCCCGCCTACGAAGGGCGGTTCGATGCGGCGTCAGTCTACTGACTCGTACTACGCGCCGAGCACCGCGAGGACTTCTCGGGCGGTTTCGGCCGGCAGCCAGCGGATCACGGCTGCGGCGACCGCGAGTTCGAGGGCCGTCACGACGAGGGTCACCGCCGAGGACCACCGGCTTCGGACGGGAACCCCGAAGGGAAACCCGAACTCTCGACTCCAGAGGGGGTAGAACAGGGCGATCCCGCGTTTGCTCCCGAAGACGTCGAGCAGGTAGTGACTGAGCACCCCGACCCAGACCCACCGGAGGTTCCCGAAGTAGATCGGGTAGGCGAGAAATATCGCCAGTACGGGCAGGTTGTGGAACGTCTTCCGGTGTTTTCCGAAGGCGGTGTCCACGTCGGGAAAGAGCGCACCGAGAACGATGGGAACGAACAGCTGGGCGACGACCAGGAGCGTCCCGACCTCCACGGTGGGCCGAACCACCACGCCGAGCCCGACCGAGAGAAGCGCCGCGTTCAGCACGTGCCCGCGTTTATTCATCTATCTGATGTGAGACTAGGGGGAAAATAACGGTTCCGTCAG includes:
- a CDS encoding metal-dependent hydrolase is translated as MNKRGHVLNAALLSVGLGVVVRPTVEVGTLLVVAQLFVPIVLGALFPDVDTAFGKHRKTFHNLPVLAIFLAYPIYFGNLRWVWVGVLSHYLLDVFGSKRGIALFYPLWSREFGFPFGVPVRSRWSSAVTLVVTALELAVAAAVIRWLPAETAREVLAVLGA
- a CDS encoding PHP-associated domain-containing protein — protein: MPTRVDPHVKILDEGVARRAKARGIDVLVYAPHFTRLPTIRERAARFSDDDLLVVPARELFTGSFRNRKHVLALDLDSPIPDFLTFEATLSELDHQNAVTLAPHPEFATVSVDVIDLRRHPDRFCGVEVYNPKHLAKHNRRAREIARETGLAPFGSSYAHLTPTLGEVWTEFETDIDSAGDLHEALRTGAPRRVIHRSGRSHELRCRTEFAHLAWENSWKKVDRLVLSGMEPTHPYHPAYEGRFDAASVY
- a CDS encoding transcription elongation factor Spt5 — translated: MPIYAVKTTASQERTVADMIMNREEPEIHAALAPDSLTSYVMVESDDHAIIERVLDEIPHARSIVPGQSSITEVEHFLSPKPDVEGIAEGDIVELIAGPFKGEKAQVQRIDEGKDQVTVELYEATVPIPVTVRGDQIRVLDSEER
- a CDS encoding protein translocase SEC61 complex subunit gamma: MNVPTDINSYVRVLKFATTPEWEEFSRVALIAAAGIVLVGMLGFLMFVLMSYLPGGL